Proteins found in one Triticum aestivum cultivar Chinese Spring chromosome 4D, IWGSC CS RefSeq v2.1, whole genome shotgun sequence genomic segment:
- the LOC123096160 gene encoding exocyst complex component SEC3A isoform X1 has product MARSSADDMELKRACEAGILSKEKAPEKVVMSMRVAKGRTSGGTWAGKAGKLATRHSNMAKPRVLAVTTKPKGQKTKAFLRVLKYSNGGILEPAKVYKIKHLHKVEVASNDPSGCTFILGFDNLRSQSVSPPQWTMRNKDDRNRLLMCVLNLCKELLGGIPKVVGMDIVEMAIWAKENTTTKVAQAASGDGLFDSTVLEPDSQVAVENDLVSQAEEEDIEALLGTYVMAIGEAEAFSERMKRELVALESANVYALMETESVVEEVLQGLEVATICVEDMDEWLGIFNIKLRHMREDIQSIEWRNNRLEMQSVSNVALGEELDRLLVLLQIPPEYEVSLTGGSFDEGNMVKNIEACEWLTSAIKNLEGSNLDPCYAKLRAVREKRAEFVLLKCTFVRRASEFLRNYFPSLIDSMLNDKDNFTQKGLLQRPDHADMRYKCRTYARLLQFIKSLDKSCMIPLRKAYCHSLNLLIRREAREYSNELRNSSKASKSSTPSFEGPAGANQPAGIADSPAEAYSKMITAFIPLLVDESLFLAHFMCFEVPTSDGSDSDEDSTPKTSGSSGSSAKPSNNSSADLGVLNECLQEMLDGIQEDFYAIVDWAFKLDPLSCIPMHGITDRYIAGQKTEVAGYVSVLLDDLESRITILFSRFVDDACFQVEKYERNVKQVGVVPYIPRFSQLAARMEQYITGSRDLVDQAYTKIVTIMFVTLEKIAQVEPKYADIVLLENYAAFQHSLYDLANVVPTLAKYYHQASEAYEQACSRHINLVIYIHFEKLFQFARKIEEQMYNMSPEEIAFQVGMSKVDFRKMLKSSLTGLDKTITAMYRKLQKNMTAEELLPSLWEKCKKEFLDKYTTFLKLIAKIYPNETVTSVNEMRDILANL; this is encoded by the exons ATGGCGCGGTCGAGCGCGGACGACATGGAGCTGAAGCGCGCGTGCGAGGCCGGCATCCTGAGCAAGGAGAAGGCCCCCGAGAAGGTGGTGATGTCCATGCGCGTGGCCAAGGGCCGCACCAGCGGCGGCACCTGGGCCGGGAAGGCCGGCAAGCTCGCCACCCGCCACAGCAACATGGCCAAGCCCCGCGTCCTCGCCGTCACCA CCAAGCCGAAAGGGCAGAAGACCAAGGCGTTCCTGCGAGTCCTCAAGTACTCCAATGGCGGAATCCTCGAG CCGGCGAAGGTGTACAAGATCAAGCATCTCCACAAGGTGGAGGTCGCCTCCAATGACCCCAGCGGATGCACCTTCATCTTG GGGTTTGATAACCTGAGGAGCCAGAGTGTTTCGCCTCCGCAGTGGACGATGCGCAACAAGGACGACAG GAACCGTCTGTTGATGTGCGTCCTCAACTTGTGCAAAGAGCTGCTGGGTGGCATCCCCAAAGTGGTTGGCATGGACATCGTCGAGATGGCTATCTGGGCCAAG GAGAACACTACAACAAAGGTCGCGCAGGCTGCCTCGGGAGATGGCCTCTTTGACTCAACTGTGCTAGAGCCTGACTCGCAAGTTGCCGTAGAAAATGACCTGGTTTCGCAAGCAGAGGAAGAGGACATTGAGGCTCTCCTTGGCAC CTATGTCATGGCCATTGGCGAAGCAGAGGCGTTTTCAGAAAGGATGAAGCGTGAACTTGTAGCTCTGGAATCTGCAAATGTGTATGCCCTTATGGAAACAGAATCTGTTGTGGAAGAG GTATTGCAGGGCTTAGAAGTAGCTACTATATGTGTTGAAGATATGGATGAGTGGCTTGGCATTTTCAATATCAAGCTCAGGCATATGAGGGAGGATATACAATCT ATAGAATGGCGTAATAACAGGTTGGAAATGCAATCTGTAAGTAATGTGGCATTAGGTGAGGAGCTAGACAGATTGCTTGTACTCTTGCAGATTCCACCTGAG TATGAGGTGTCATTGACTGGAGGCTCATTTGACGAGGGAAACATGGTCAAGAATATAGAAGCCTGTGAATGGTTAACTAGTGCTATAAAGAACCTAGAAGGGTCCAATCTGGATCCATGCTATGCAAAACTGCGTGCT GTTAGAGAAAAACGTGCAGAATTTGTACTTCTAAAGTGCACATTCGTTCGGAGAGCGTCAGAATTTTTAAGGAATTACTTTCCAAGTTTGATTGATTCTATGCTAAATGATAAAGACAACTTCACTCAG AAAGGGCTACTGCAGAGGCCTGACCATGCTGACATGAGGTACAAATGCAGGACTTATGCTCGGCTTCTACAGTTCATCAAG AGTCTGGACAAAAGTTGTATGATTCCTTTACGGAAAGCTTACTGCCATTCTCTGAACTTGCTAATTCGACGGGAG GCCCGTGAATATTCTAATGAGCTCCGAAATAGTTCAAAAGCGTCAAAGAGCAGCACACCATCGTTTGAGGGTCCTGCAGGTGCAAATCAGCCAGCTGGTATTGCAGATAGTCCTGCAGAAGCGTACTCCAAAATGATTACTGCCTTTATTCCTCTTCTTGTTGACGAG AGCTTGTTCTTGGCACATTTTATGTGCTTCGAAGTTCCTACATCGGATGGTTCAGATAGTGATGAAGATAGTACTCCGAAAACTTCTGGATCCTCTGGGAGTAGTGCCAAACCAA GTAACAACAGTTCAGCCGATTTGGGAGTGCTAAACGAATGCTTACAGGAGATGCTCGATGGTATTCAG GAGGACTTCTATGCTATAGTTGACTGGGCATTCAAGCTAGATCCACTGAGTTGTATACCAATGCACGGCATAACGGATCGTTATATTGCTGGTCAGAAGACAGAGGTTGCAGGATACGTTTCGGTGCTGCTTGATGACTTGGAGTCAAGAATAACCATTTTGTTTAGCAGG TTCGTTGATGATGCCTGTTTCCAGGTCGAAAAGTATGAGCGTAATGTAAAACAAGTTGGAGTTGTGCCATATATTCCCAG GTTTTCTCAACTTGCAGCACGAATGGAGCAGTATATCACTGGATCCAGGGATCTAGTTGATCAGGCATATACGAAAATT GTGACCATTATGTTTGTGACTCTGGAGAAGATTGCTCAAGTGGAGCCCAAATATGCTGATATTGTACTCTTAGAGAATTATGCAGCTTTTCAGCACAG TCTATATGATTTAGCGAATGTTGTGCCAACACTAGCTAAATATTATCATCAAGCCAGTGAAGCTTATGAACAAGCTTGCTCGCGCCATATTAATCTTGTCATATATATT CACTTTGAAAAATTATTCCAATTTGCTCGGAAAATCGAGGAACAGATGTACAACATGAGTCCTGAGGAG ATAGCCTTCCAAGTTGGAATGTCGAAGGTAGATTTCCGCAAGATGCTGAAGTCCAGCCTAACTGGT CTGGACAAAACAATCACTGCAATGTATAGGAAACTACAGAAAAATATGACTGCGGAAGAGTTGCTACCTTCTCTATGGGAAAAATGCAAG AAGGAGTTTCTCGATAAATACACAACCTTCCTCAAACTGATTGCCAAAATATATCCCAACGAAACGGTGACATCTGTGAATGAGATGAGAGACATCCTAGCTAATCTGTAG
- the LOC123096161 gene encoding pre-mRNA-processing protein 40A → MQPLRQPFQLVDQDMPEANMGMSEQMPHFPQLGHHMPHSGLVLPAPRAVLPGGYMPNMGAPMQPPFYTYQQMWVPVLVHPLGSTQHHTMSAWLPSVSSSDPSPLDWQEYFSHEGKKYYYNRRTKQSSWYKPAELMTPLERADATTAWNEYTTDEGRKYYHNRVTKKSQWTIPEELKIARELAEKASSQRPDQDAQTTAGAYVGSSYAASSTHDAVAVVSERIDQELRI, encoded by the exons ATGCAACCTCTGCGGCAACCGTTTCAACTTGTTGATCAGGACATGCCAGAAGCTAACATGGGGATGTCAGAGCAGATGCCACATTTTCCGCAACTTGGGCACCATATGCCTCACTCTGGTCTTGTTCTACCTGCACCACGAGCTGTGCTACCTGGTGGATATATGCCAAACATGGGTGCCCCTATGCAGCCTCCGTTTTATACT TATCAACAAATGTGGGTTCCTGTTCTAGTTCACCCCCTGGGTTCAACTCAGCATCACACCATGTCTGCTTGGTTGCCCTCA GTTAGCTCATCTGACCCTAGCCCTTTGGATTGGCAAGAGTACTTTTCACATGAAGGGAAAAA GTACTATTACAATAGGAGGACAAAGCAATCAAGTTGGTACAAACCTGCCGAGTTGATGACACCTTTGGAG AGGGCTGATGCGACTACTGCTTGGAATGAGTATACTACGGATGAAGGACGGAA GTACTACCACAACAGAGTGACGAAGAAATCTCAATGGACTATTCCTGAGGAGCTGAAG ATTGCACGTGAACTAGCAGAGAAGGCGTCAAGCCAACGGCCTGATCAGGACGCTCAAACCACTGCTGGCGCCTATGTTGGATCCTCTTATGCTGCTTCAAGCACACACGATGCAGTGGCGGTCGTTtctgaaagaatagatcaagagtTGAGGATTTGA
- the LOC123096162 gene encoding 40S ribosomal protein S27: MVLQNDIDLLNPPAELEKLKHKKKRLVQSPNSFFMDVKCQGCFNITTVFSHSQTVVVCPGCQTVLCQPTGGKARLTEGCSFRRKGD; this comes from the exons ATGGTGCTGCAGAACGACATCGACCTGCTGAACCCGCCGGCGGAGCTCGAGAAGCTCAAGCACAAGAAGAAGCGCCTCGTCCAGTCCCCCAATTCCTTCTTCATG GACGTCAAGTGCCAGGGCTGCTTCAACAT CACTACTGTGTTCAGCCACTCACAGACTGTTGTGGTGTGCCCAGGCTGCCAAACAGTGCTCTGCCAGCCAACGGGTGGTAAGGCCAGGCTCACCGAGGGTTGCTCCTTCCGCCGCAAGGGCGACTAA
- the LOC123096160 gene encoding exocyst complex component SEC3A isoform X2 — MARSSADDMELKRACEAGILSKEKAPEKVVMSMRVAKGRTSGGTWAGKAGKLATRHSNMAKPRVLAVTTKPKGQKTKAFLRVLKYSNGGILEPAKVYKIKHLHKVEVASNDPSGCTFILGFDNLRSQSVSPPQWTMRNKDDRNRLLMCVLNLCKELLGGIPKVVGMDIVEMAIWAKENTTTKVAQAASGDGLFDSTVLEPDSQVAVENDLVSQAEEEDIEALLGTYVMAIGEAEAFSERMKRELVALESANVYALMETESVVEEVLQGLEVATICVEDMDEWLGIFNIKLRHMREDIQSIEWRNNRLEMQSVSNVALGEELDRLLVLLQIPPEYEVSLTGGSFDEGNMVKNIEACEWLTSAIKNLEGSNLDPCYAKLRAVREKRAEFVLLKCTFVRRASEFLRNYFPSLIDSMLNDKDNFTQKGLLQRPDHADMRYKCRTYARLLQFIKSLDKSCMIPLRKAYCHSLNLLIRREAREYSNELRNSSKASKSSTPSFEGPAGANQPAGIADSPAEAYSKMITAFIPLLVDESLFLAHFMCFEVPTSDGSDSDEDSTPKTSGSSGSSAKPSNNSSADLGVLNECLQEMLDGIQEDFYAIVDWAFKLDPLSCIPMHGITDRYIAGQKTEVAGYVSVLLDDLESRITILFSRVEKYERNVKQVGVVPYIPRFSQLAARMEQYITGSRDLVDQAYTKIVTIMFVTLEKIAQVEPKYADIVLLENYAAFQHSLYDLANVVPTLAKYYHQASEAYEQACSRHINLVIYIHFEKLFQFARKIEEQMYNMSPEEIAFQVGMSKVDFRKMLKSSLTGLDKTITAMYRKLQKNMTAEELLPSLWEKCKKEFLDKYTTFLKLIAKIYPNETVTSVNEMRDILANL, encoded by the exons ATGGCGCGGTCGAGCGCGGACGACATGGAGCTGAAGCGCGCGTGCGAGGCCGGCATCCTGAGCAAGGAGAAGGCCCCCGAGAAGGTGGTGATGTCCATGCGCGTGGCCAAGGGCCGCACCAGCGGCGGCACCTGGGCCGGGAAGGCCGGCAAGCTCGCCACCCGCCACAGCAACATGGCCAAGCCCCGCGTCCTCGCCGTCACCA CCAAGCCGAAAGGGCAGAAGACCAAGGCGTTCCTGCGAGTCCTCAAGTACTCCAATGGCGGAATCCTCGAG CCGGCGAAGGTGTACAAGATCAAGCATCTCCACAAGGTGGAGGTCGCCTCCAATGACCCCAGCGGATGCACCTTCATCTTG GGGTTTGATAACCTGAGGAGCCAGAGTGTTTCGCCTCCGCAGTGGACGATGCGCAACAAGGACGACAG GAACCGTCTGTTGATGTGCGTCCTCAACTTGTGCAAAGAGCTGCTGGGTGGCATCCCCAAAGTGGTTGGCATGGACATCGTCGAGATGGCTATCTGGGCCAAG GAGAACACTACAACAAAGGTCGCGCAGGCTGCCTCGGGAGATGGCCTCTTTGACTCAACTGTGCTAGAGCCTGACTCGCAAGTTGCCGTAGAAAATGACCTGGTTTCGCAAGCAGAGGAAGAGGACATTGAGGCTCTCCTTGGCAC CTATGTCATGGCCATTGGCGAAGCAGAGGCGTTTTCAGAAAGGATGAAGCGTGAACTTGTAGCTCTGGAATCTGCAAATGTGTATGCCCTTATGGAAACAGAATCTGTTGTGGAAGAG GTATTGCAGGGCTTAGAAGTAGCTACTATATGTGTTGAAGATATGGATGAGTGGCTTGGCATTTTCAATATCAAGCTCAGGCATATGAGGGAGGATATACAATCT ATAGAATGGCGTAATAACAGGTTGGAAATGCAATCTGTAAGTAATGTGGCATTAGGTGAGGAGCTAGACAGATTGCTTGTACTCTTGCAGATTCCACCTGAG TATGAGGTGTCATTGACTGGAGGCTCATTTGACGAGGGAAACATGGTCAAGAATATAGAAGCCTGTGAATGGTTAACTAGTGCTATAAAGAACCTAGAAGGGTCCAATCTGGATCCATGCTATGCAAAACTGCGTGCT GTTAGAGAAAAACGTGCAGAATTTGTACTTCTAAAGTGCACATTCGTTCGGAGAGCGTCAGAATTTTTAAGGAATTACTTTCCAAGTTTGATTGATTCTATGCTAAATGATAAAGACAACTTCACTCAG AAAGGGCTACTGCAGAGGCCTGACCATGCTGACATGAGGTACAAATGCAGGACTTATGCTCGGCTTCTACAGTTCATCAAG AGTCTGGACAAAAGTTGTATGATTCCTTTACGGAAAGCTTACTGCCATTCTCTGAACTTGCTAATTCGACGGGAG GCCCGTGAATATTCTAATGAGCTCCGAAATAGTTCAAAAGCGTCAAAGAGCAGCACACCATCGTTTGAGGGTCCTGCAGGTGCAAATCAGCCAGCTGGTATTGCAGATAGTCCTGCAGAAGCGTACTCCAAAATGATTACTGCCTTTATTCCTCTTCTTGTTGACGAG AGCTTGTTCTTGGCACATTTTATGTGCTTCGAAGTTCCTACATCGGATGGTTCAGATAGTGATGAAGATAGTACTCCGAAAACTTCTGGATCCTCTGGGAGTAGTGCCAAACCAA GTAACAACAGTTCAGCCGATTTGGGAGTGCTAAACGAATGCTTACAGGAGATGCTCGATGGTATTCAG GAGGACTTCTATGCTATAGTTGACTGGGCATTCAAGCTAGATCCACTGAGTTGTATACCAATGCACGGCATAACGGATCGTTATATTGCTGGTCAGAAGACAGAGGTTGCAGGATACGTTTCGGTGCTGCTTGATGACTTGGAGTCAAGAATAACCATTTTGTTTAGCAGG GTCGAAAAGTATGAGCGTAATGTAAAACAAGTTGGAGTTGTGCCATATATTCCCAG GTTTTCTCAACTTGCAGCACGAATGGAGCAGTATATCACTGGATCCAGGGATCTAGTTGATCAGGCATATACGAAAATT GTGACCATTATGTTTGTGACTCTGGAGAAGATTGCTCAAGTGGAGCCCAAATATGCTGATATTGTACTCTTAGAGAATTATGCAGCTTTTCAGCACAG TCTATATGATTTAGCGAATGTTGTGCCAACACTAGCTAAATATTATCATCAAGCCAGTGAAGCTTATGAACAAGCTTGCTCGCGCCATATTAATCTTGTCATATATATT CACTTTGAAAAATTATTCCAATTTGCTCGGAAAATCGAGGAACAGATGTACAACATGAGTCCTGAGGAG ATAGCCTTCCAAGTTGGAATGTCGAAGGTAGATTTCCGCAAGATGCTGAAGTCCAGCCTAACTGGT CTGGACAAAACAATCACTGCAATGTATAGGAAACTACAGAAAAATATGACTGCGGAAGAGTTGCTACCTTCTCTATGGGAAAAATGCAAG AAGGAGTTTCTCGATAAATACACAACCTTCCTCAAACTGATTGCCAAAATATATCCCAACGAAACGGTGACATCTGTGAATGAGATGAGAGACATCCTAGCTAATCTGTAG